The following nucleotide sequence is from Streptomyces sp. NBC_00239.
CAGGATGGAACGTGAATCGTCCTGAGGAGGAGTTCATGGCTCAGGAAGTGGCCTCAGAGGCCGTGGACCCGGCTCCGGGCTCCGGCCCGGAACACACCGAACGCAGTGTGCTCGTCGCCATCGGCGCGCTCCTGCTCGGTCTGCTCATCGCCGCCCTCGACCAGACGATCGTGTCCACCGCGCTGCCGACCATCGTCAGCGACCTCGGCGGCATGGAGCACCTCTCCTGGGTCGTGACCGCCTACATGCTGGCCTCCACCGCGGCCACCCCGCTGTGGGGCAAGCTCGGTGACCAGTACGGCCGCAAGAAGCTCTTCCAGACCGCCATCGTCATCTTCCTCATCGGCTCGGCCCTCTGCGGCGTCGCCCAGGACATGCCGCAGCTCATCGGCTTCCGCGCCCTCCAAGGCCTGGGCGGCGGCGGCCTGATGGTGCTGTCGATGGCGATCGTCGGCGACATCGTCCCGCCCCGCGAGCGCGGCAAGTACCAGGGGCTGTTCGGCGCCGTGTTCGGCGCGACCAGCGTCCTGGGACCGCTGCTCGGCGGTCTGTTCGTCGACCACCTCAGCTGGCGCTGGGTCTTCTACATCAACATCCCCATCGGCATCGTCGCCCTCCTGGTCATCGCCGCGGTGCTGCACATCCCGGTCAAGTCCTCGAAGCACACCATCGATTACCTCGGCACCTTCCTCATCGCCTCCGTCGCCACCTGCCTGGTCCTCGTCGCCTCCCTCGGCGGCTCCACCTGGGCCTGGGGCTCGGCCCAGATCATCGGACTGGCCGTGCTGGGCGCGGTCCTGCTGGCCGCCTTCATCGCCGTCGAGAGGCGCGCCGCCGAGCCGGTGCTGCCGCTGGGCCTCTTCCGGATCCGCACGTTCACGCTCTGCTCGGTGATCAGCTTCATCGTCGGCTTCGCGATGTTCGGCGCGATGGTCTACCTGCCCACCTTCCTCCAGGTCGTCCAGGGCGTCTCGCCCACCATGTCCGGCGTCCACATGCTGCCGATGGTGCTCGGCCTGCTCATCTCCTCCACCGCCTCCGGCCAGATCGTCAGCCGCACCGGACGCTGGAAGGTCTTCCCGATCGCCGGCACCGCCGTCACCGCCGTCGGACTGCTGCTCCTGCACCAGCTCCACCGCACCAGCTCCACCTGGGAGATGAGCGCCTACTTCTTCGTCTTCGGCTTCGGGCTGGGCCTGGTCATGCAGGTGCTGGTGCTGGTCGTGCAGAACTCGGTCAGCTACGCCGACCTCGGCGTCGCCACCTCCGGCGCCACCTTCTTCCGCTCCATCGGCGCGTCCTTCGGCGTCGCCATCTTCGGCACCGTCTTCACGAACCGGCTCGACGACAAGCTCGCCGAGAGCCTCGCCGGGGCCACGCTGCCGGCCGGCGCGTCGGTGGCGCAGCTGGAGGCCGACCCGCGGGCCATCGGGCTCCTCCCGCCCGAACTCCAGCCGCGCGTCCTCGACGCCTACGCCACGTCCATCACCGACGTGTTCCTCTACGCCGTGCCCGTGGTGCTGATCGCCTTCGTCGTGGCCTGGTTCCTCAAGGAGGACAAGCTGCGGACATCGGTGACCGCGCCCGACGTCACCGAGACGCTGGCCTCCAACCCCGTGCAGCGGAGCTCGCACGACGAGGTCGCCCGGGCGCTGTCGGTCCTCGGCACGCGCGAGGGGCGGCGGCACATCTACGAGAAGATCACCGCCAAGGCGGGCTACGACCTGCTGCCCGCGTCCAGCTGGCTGCTGCTGCGGATCAACAAGTACGGGTCCGCCGAGCCGGCGGTGCTCGCCGAGCGCACGGCGGTGCCGCTGCGGGCGATCACGGATGCGGCTCGGCAGGTGGAGGAGCGGGGGCTCGCGGTGCGGGACGGGTTGCCGTTGGTCCTTACGGACCGGGGGCGGGAGGCGGCGGGGCGGCTCGCCGCGGCGCGGCAGGAGTCGTTGGCGGAGCTGTTGGGGGACTGGTGGGGGCCGGATCGGCCGACCGATCTGGTCGCGCTGGTCGGGGAGCTCAACCGGGAGCTGTGCGGGTCGGACGCGGAGGAGCCGTACGACGCGCTGCCGCGTCGGGATCACGCGGCGCGCTGAGACCCCCTGGGGCTCCGCCCCAGACCCCGCGCCTCAAACGCCGGCGGGGCTGGAGTGGGCGCTGCCCTCACCCGCGCCTCAAGCGCCGGCGGGGCTGGATTCGCCTCAAACGCCGGCGGGGCTGGAATCGCCCGAGCGCCGGCGGGGCGGGGTTTCGTGTCGGCTCAGGGGAGGGGTTTTTCGAACCAGTGTTGGGCGTAGGGGCCCGAGTTGTAGGCCGGGATTTCCTCGTAGCCGTGTTTTGCGTAGAGGGCGCGGGCTTCCACCAGGTCGGTTCTGGTGTCCAGGCGTATGCGGCGGGCACCCAGGGCGCGGGCGGCGTCTTCCAGGGCTGCCAGGAGCGCGCTGCCGCCGCCCGTGCCGCGCAGGGCGGGCCGTACGTACACGCGGGTCAGCTCCGCCGTGTCGGGGTCGAGCAGTCGCAGGCCGGCGCAGGCCGCCGGCTCGCCCGCGTACCGCCCGACGACGAACGCGCCGGTCGGCGCCGTCAGCCCGTCCGCGGGGTCGTCCGCGAGCCCCTCGTCCACCTCGGCCTCGGTGGCCGTCCGCCCCCAGTACCGGCCGGCGACCTCCGCGTAGTACGCCCGGCGCAGGCCGGTGGCCGCGGGGGTGCCGAAGTGCTCCGGGGCCACCACCCAACTGCTTTCGATCACGTTCATGGCGTCATTGTGCGGGCCCGGCGCCCCGCCCCGCGTGGAATATCCACAGGGCCGGGCGGATGATGGGAAAAGGTGTAAAACGCACGACTGAAGGGTGTGAAGCGCCATGTCGGAGCATCCGGACGCTGCTCTCGTGCGCCGTGGCTACGAGGCCTTCGGCAAGGGGGACATGGACACCATGTCCTCCCTCATGACTGCTGACGTCATCCACCACGTGCCGGGCAACAATCCGTTCTCCGGCCACCACAAGGGGCGTGAGAACGTCCTCGACCTCTACCGTCGCCTCGGCGAGGAGACGAACGGCACGATGAAGGCCGATCTGGGAACGGTGCTGGTCGACGGCCGCGGGCACGTCATGACCGTCCACACCTTCCGGGCCGACCGCGGAAACCGCGGCATCGAGATCCAGGGCGGCCTGTTCTTCACGATCGTCGGCGGGAAGATCAGCGACATCGACGAGTGCACGGCGGACATCGACGAAGAAGACGCGTTCTGGAGTTGACGCCCGCCGCAACGGCCGACGCCCGCCGGACAACCGGTGGGCGCCGTCCGTTCCCCGTCAGGCCTGCTTCGGCGCCGCCTGCTGGACGACCTCGAACGACCACAGCGTCGAGCCGGAAGCCGCCGGCTTCGGCCGCTCGCCGCCGGCCGCGCCGCCGCCCTGGTGCGCCGCCTTCATCGGGCCCTCCATCCACGCCTGGAACGCGGCCTCGTCACGCCAACGGGTGTACACGAGGTAGGTGTCGGTGCCCTCGATCGGGCGCAGCAGCTCGAACCACTCGAAGCCGTCGGAGTTCTCGACGGATCCCGCGCGCGCGGAGAACCGCTTCTCCAGCTCCTCGCGCTGCTCGGCCGGCACGGTCAATGCGTTGATCTTCACGATGCTCATGGCGCCATCCTGTCAAAGGCGCGGTGCGGCGCGAGTTGGGACCGCGCATCGCGCATCGGCCGCCGCACTATCGTCGTCCGGGCAACACCGGATCTGCCGCAGCGCAGACGAGGCGAACACGGCGGGAGGCCGGCGGGGCGTGGCGGAAGCGGCGGAGCACACCGGGGCGAACGGACATGCCGGAGTGACAGACCGCGGCGGCATACGCGGCGCGAGCGGGGTGGCCGACGGGGCGACTGCCGGCCGGGCCCGGACGGCCGCCGGATCGGCCCGGGCGGCCGCGCGCCCGACCCGCGGGGCCCGCGTGACCCGCGTGATCCTGTGGTTGGTGGCCGGCGTGCTGGCCGTCCGGCAGGCCGCCGACGTGCTGCGGCTCCCGCCCGGCGACCGGTTCGCGGGGCTCGGGTCGTGGACCGGTCCGGACGGTGTCCTGCACGTCACCGGCGGCCTCTACGAAGGGGCCGGCGCCCGCTTCACCGGTACGCCCTTCGCCGGGCTCGTCCTCGGCCCACTCGCCGGCTCCGCCCAGCAGGCCCTCGCGGTCGCGTGGACCCTGGGCACGCTGCTGCTGGTCGCGGGCGTCGCCGTCATCGCCGCACGGGCCCTGCCGGGGATGGGGACGGGGGCGGGGGCGGGCTCGGGGCAGCGGCCGGGGCGCGCCGCGGGGGTCGCCACGCCCGCCGCGATCAGCCTCATGCTGGTGTCGCTGCCGGTGCGGGACACCTTCTCGCTCGGCGAGGCGGGCATCGTCCCCGTGCTGCTGGTCCTCGTCGGCGTCGTCACGTGCGCGCCCGTGGCCACCTCCGAAACCATGTCCGAAGGCCGGGCCGGAGCGGGGGCGGGGCCCGGTGCGGGTGCGGGTGCCGGTGCCGGGGCCGGGGTGCTCGTCGGGGTCGGTGCGGCGCTCCAGCCGGCGCTGCTGCTCTTCGCGGTGCTGCTGTGGGCGACCGGCCGCCGCGCCGCCGCCCGCGCCACCGGTGCCGCCTTCGCCGGCTGCTCCCTGCTGGCCTGGGCGGCGATGCCGGGCGACTCCTGGACGTACTGGATCCACCACCTGGCCGGCGCCGGGCTCGGCGGGCCACCCGACGGGACCGCCAACCAGTCCCTGCACGGGGCGCTGCTCCGACTCGGCCTGACCGGCCCCGCCGAGATCGCCCTCTACCTGCTGCTCGCCGTCGCCGTCGGCCGCCTCGCACTGCGGCGGGCGGTCCGGTACGCGCGGGACGGGCAACTGCTGCTCGCCGCCGCGGTCACGGGCTGCGCGGCGGTCGCCGTATCGCCCGCCGGATGGCGGCACCAGCTGCTGTGGGTGCTGCTCGCGCTGGCCGGCAAGGCCGGGGTGCGGGCCGCCGACCGGCCCGTGTGGCCGGTGACCGTCCTCCTCGTGACGACCCTGTCGAGCGATGTGCTGCTGCCGAACCTGGCCGCGCTGGCGCCCGTACGGGACAACGTGCTGCTGCTGACGGCGCTCGCGGCGGCGTGCGTCGTGCCGTTCCTCGCGCGGGGGTCAGGGGGCGACGGGGGGTCGGGCGTGACGGGCGTCGGGGCGGTGGCGGTGGCGGTGTCGGTGTCGGTGCCGGTCGCTCGCGCGGCTTCGGCCTCGGGGTCGGGGTCGGGGTCGGTGACGGGGGCGTTGCCCGGGCGGGCGCGGTGGTCGCGAATACCGCTTCTGCCGTTCTGGCGGCGGGTGGCGAGCCGTCCGAACCTGCTGCTGGAACTGCTGCTGATCCGGGTCGGGTACTCGCTGTACGCGCACATCCGGGCCGCGGCGCCGGCCGGCCGGGCCGACGCGGAGCGGCACGCCGGGAGCGTCCTGTCCGCCGAGCGGGTGCTCGGGATCGACATCGAGTACGCGGTCAACCGGGCGGTGGCCGGGGTGCGTTGGCTGGAGGGCTTCTGCAACTTCTACTACACGTCGTTCCACTTCGTGGTCCCGCTGGCGGTGCTGGGGGTCCTGTACTGGCGGCGGCCAGCGGACTACCGCTGGGCGCGGGCGGCGCTGGGGCTCGCGACGGTGCTGGCGCTGGCGGGCTTCTGGCTGTTCCCGCTCGCGCCGCCACGGCTGATGCCGGGGCTTGGTTTCGTCGACACGGTGCACGGGGTGCAGGACCTCGCGCACCCGCAGTACGGGCCGATGACCGCGATCTCCAACCAGTACGCGGCGATGCCGTCGCTGCATTTCGGCTGGTCGCTGTGGTGCGGGGTGGTGGTCGGGGTGCTGGCTCCGCGGCTGTGGCAGAAGGTGGTGGGTGCGGTGCATCCGGTGGTCACGGGGTGTGTCATCGTCGCCACCGCGAATCATTGGGTGCTTGATGCGGTGGGTGGTGCGGTGGTGGTGGGGGCCGGGTTCGGGCTGGTGCGCGTGCTTTCCGGGCCGCGGACGGCGGAGCCGGGCGAAGCCCGTCAACCCCGCACCACCTTCAGCCGTGCCGGCGGCTGACGCGCGGGCCCGGGCGGAGCCCGATACCCCGCGTCACCTCCAGCCTTGCCCGCTGCCCGGCGTGACCCCCGGGGTGCAACCTCCAGCCTTGCCGGCTGCCTGGCGTGCCCCCTGGGGCGCGACCTCCAGCCTTGCCGGCTGCCCGGCGTGACGCCCGGGGCGGCGATATCCAGCCTCGCCGGCGTTTGAGGCGCGGGGTTTGGGGCGGAGCCCCAAGAACAACCCGGCTCCGCCGGGCACCGGGCTCCGCCCGGACCCGCGCCTCAAACGCCGGCGAGGCTGGATGTTGCCCCTCGGCCATCCGGCGAGGCTGGATGTTGCCCCTCGGGCATCCGGAGAGGCTGGATGTTGCCCCTCGGGCATCCGGTGAGGCTGGGGCGGGCTGTGCTCGGGTCCGCCTCAAACGCCGGCGAGGCTGGGGGCTGCGGCCCCGGCGGGGTTGGGCGGCGGCAGGGGGCGGGGCGTGGGTGGGGGGCCGCCTGCCGCCGGGTTCGGGGGTCAGGGGTGGGTCACCTGGAGTTCTTTGATGCCGTTGAGCCAGGACGCGCGGAGCCGCCGCGGCCCCGCCCCGGTCAGCCGCAAGTCGGGAAGCGCGTCGGCGAGCGCGTTGAAGATCAGGTCGATCTCCAGGATCGCCAGGGACTTGCCGAGGCAGAAGTGCGGGCCGCCGCCGCCGAAACCGAGGTGCGGGTTCGGGTCGCGGGTGATGTCGAAGCGGTCGGGGCCGGTGAAGACCTCGGGGTCGTGGTTGGCGGAGGAGTAGAACAGCCCCACCCGGTCGCCCGCCTTGATCTTCTGGCCGCCCAGTTCGGTGTCCTGGGTGGCGGTGCGCTGGAAGGACACCACGGGGGTGGCCCAGCGGACGATCTCCTCGGCGGCCGTGGCCGGGCGCTTCTCCTTGTACAGCTCCCACTGTTCGGGGTGCGTCAGGAAGGCGTGCATGCCGTGGCTGATCGCGTTGCGGGTGGTCTCGTTACCCGCGACCGCCAGGAGGAGGACGAAGAACCCGAACTCGTCGGAGCCCAGGTTGCCCTGGCCCTCGGCGGCGACGAGCTGCGTCACGATGTCCTTGGCCGGGCATTCCTTGCGGGCGGCGGACAGGTTCATCGCGTACCCGATGAGTTCCATCGCCGCGTTGGCGCCGACCTCTTCGGTGATGGCGTACTCGGGATCGTCGTACGCGATCATCTTGTTCGACCAGTCGAAGATCCTGGTCCGGTCCTCCTGCGGCACCCCGATGAGTTCGGCTATGGCCTGGAGGGGCAGCTCGCAGGCGACCTGGGTGACGAAGTCGAAACTCCCGTTGCCCGCACCGGACTTCGCTGACTCGACGATCCGCCCGGCCCGGTCGCGCAGGGCCTCCTCCAGGCCGCGGATGGCGCGCGGGGTGAAGCCGCGCTGCACGATCTGGCGGACGCGCGTGTGTTCCGGCGGATCCATGTTCAGCATGATCAGGCGCTGGGCATCTATGGCATCGCGCTGGATGTGCTCGTTGAAGCGGATGATCGCGGTGTTGGTGGTGGAGGAGAACAGCTCCGGGTGCGTGGAGACGTACTTGACGTCCGCGTGCCGGGTCACGGCCCAGTAGCCCTCGTCGTCGAAGCCGGTGATGCCGCGCGGCTGCGGGCACCACCAGACCGGTGCGGTCTGCCTCAGCTGTGCGAACTCCGGGAAGGGGACGCGGGCTTGGAGGAGATCGGGGTCGGTGGCGTCGAACCCCTCGGGAAGCGCTGGGCAGGGCATCGGCAACTCCAAAGTCTGACGGCCCATCAGAAGCTGTCCTGAAAGGTAGTAACGAGTTCTAGAAGTGACAAGGGTCGCGGCGGCACGTCTTGCGTGCGGGAATCGTGTAAGTGCCGTGCACGACCCTTGCGTAGCGGGGGCTCCGGTCATAAGACTGCGGGGAGAACTAGAACGCGTACTAGTTCGGGGGGCCGGGCGTCCCCGGACATGGACACACCCTGCCGCGGTCCGCCGGGACGGACCGCCGCTGTGGAGGAGAGGACGAGCTCATGGCCGCGGAACCCGTCATCGTCGAAGCCGTACGCACCCCCATCGGCAAGCGCGGAGGCTCGCTCGCCAACCTGCACCCCGCCTACCTGCTGGGCGAGACCTACCGCGAACTGCTGGCCCGTACGGGCATCCAGCCCGACTGCGTCGAACAGATCGTCGGCGGCACCGTCACGCACGCGGGCGAGCAGTCGATGAACCCCGCGCGCAACGCCTGGCTCGCCATGGGCCTGCCGTACGAGACCGCCGCGACCACCGTGGACTGCCAGTGCGGCTCCTCGCAGCAGGCCAACCACATGGTCGCCAACATGATCTCCGGCGGGGTCATGGACATCGGCATCGCCTGCGGGGTCGAGGCGATGAGCCGGGTCCCGCTCGGCTCCGGATCCAAGCACGGCCCGGGCAAGCCCTTCCCGGACGAGTGGAACGTGGACCTCCCCAACCAGTTCGAGGCCGCCGAGCGGATCGCCCGCAAGCGCGGGCTGACCAGGGAAGACGTGGACCGGCTCGGCGTGCTCTCGCAGGAGCGCGCGGCGGTGGCCCGGTCCGAGGAGCGCTTCAAGCGCGAGACGTTCGCCGTCCAGGTGCCGACCACCGAGGAGGAGCAGGCCGCCGGCCAGGGCATGTGGCGGCTGGTCGACCGGGACGAAGGCCTGCGCGACACGTCCATGGAGGCGCTCGCCCGCCTCAAGCCGGTCATGCCGACCGCCGTGCACACCGCCGGGAACTCCTCGCAGATCTCCGACGGCGCCGCCGCCGTGATGTGGGCCTCGCGCAAGATGGCCCGCGCCCTCAAGCTCCGGCCGCGCGCCCGGATCGTCGCCCAGACGCTGGTCGGCGCCGACCCGCACTACCACCTGGACGGGCCGGTCGACGCGACCCGCGCGGTCCTCGGCAAGGCCGGGATGTCGCTCAAGGACATCGACCTGGTCGAGATCAACGAGGCCTTCGCCTCGGTGGTGCTCAGCTGGGCACAGGTCTTCGGCCAGGACCTGGAGAAGGTCAACGTCAACGGCGGGGCCATCGCGCTGGGCCACCCGGTCGGCGCCACCGGCGCCCGGCTGATCACCACCGCGCTCCACGAGCTGGAGCGGCGGGACAAGGAATTCGCGCTGATCACGATGTGTGCGGGTGGCGCGCTCGCCACCGGCACGATCATCCAGCGCCTCTAGGCCCCCGCGGTCCCTGGGGATGGGGGAAGGCCCCGGTGGCCGGCCAGGGGAGGCCGGCCACCGGGGCCTTCGTATGTCTGCTGCGTCTGCTGTCCGGTGCCTGCCGGCTCTGGGACCGCTGCCGCCGGTGGTTTAGTACCAGTGGTTCTGCTGCCAGAAGTTCCAGGCGCCGACGGGGCTGCCGTAGCGGTCGTTCATGTAGTCCAGGCCCCACTTGATCTGGGTGGCGGGGTTGGTCTTCCAGTCCGAGCCGGCGGAGGCCATCTTGGAGGCCGGGAGGGCCTGGACCAGGCCGTACGCGCCGGAGGCGGAGTTGGTGGCGGTGTGGTTCCAGCCGCTCTCGTGGGACACGATGTTGCTGAAGGCCTGGAACTGGGCCGCGTCCGGGATCATCCGGTGCGCGATCGCCTTGGCGTCCATGGGGGCCGCCTGCGCCGGAACGGCGGCAAGCAGGGAACCGGCGGCGCCGAGAGCGACGACGGTGCCCGCGAGGGCCTTCTTGGAAGCGGCGATACGGCGGATGACGGCGTGGGACACGGAAAGCCTTCCATCGGGAACAAGGGCGGTCGCCGCATGCCGAAGACATGCGTGAGCCACTCACGCAAAGGAGAGGGGTTCGTCCGCGGCGGGTGTTGCACCCGGGCCGGCTGGCGACATCAACCAGTTAGCCAGGCCGCCGGCGGCCTGGCAACGACGCCCGGTACTAGCCCCGATCGCAGCCGCCGCCCAACGGCCCCCCGCGGGCCGGGGCCGCATCCGCGCAGGTCGGCACCGGCGTGAAGGGGGGTCCGGCGGCGGGCCGGGGGGCTACTACCGCGGCTCGTATGTGACGTGGGTCCTGTGGGCCGCCTCACCGCCACAGGCCCCCGATCTCACCCCGAGTGACCGCCCGTACCCCTTTCAGGGGTGTGTCCCGGCCCACTTCCGCCCCCAGAATCGAAGGAAACCGGCGCATCGAACGCCGCTTTCCTAGTCGCCCGCCGCAGTGCCCGCAGCACCGTCCCGCCCAACAGCATCGTCAGGACGACCGTGAGCACGGCCCGGCCCAGGTCCCAGCCCATCGAGGTCGCCAGGCAGTACGCGAGGAAGCGGACCAGGTTCTCGTGGAGCGGATCGCTGGCCTGGAAGGACACCCCGCTGCCCAGCCCCGCGATCAGCGGCCAGCCTTGCAGGTTCATGACCGTGCCGTACGCGAACGCCGCCGCGAAGCCGTACGCCGACAGCATCACCAGCTCGGCCCGGCCCCGGATCCGCTCCGGCCCCGGCAGCAGGCCCGCGCCCAGCGCGAACCAGCCCATCGACAGCATCTGGAACGGCATCCACGGTCCGACCCCGCCCGTGAGCAGCGCGGACGCGAACATCGTGACCGCGCCGAGTACGAAACCGAAGCCGGGCCCCAGCACCCGGCCGCTGAGCACCATCAGGAAGAACATGGGCTCCAGGCCGGCGGTGCCCGCGCCCAGCGGGCGCAGCGCCGCCCCCACGGCGGCCAGCACCCCCAGCATGGCGACGGCCTTCGCGTCCATGCCGCTGTCCGCGATGGTCGCCACCACGACGGCCACCAGTAGCGGGAGCAGCGCGGCGAACAGCCAGGGGGCGTCCTTCGAGTGCGCGAGCCCGGACTGGCCGTCGGCGAGCAGCGGCCAGCCGAAGGCGGCGATGCCGATGAAGGTGACGAGGGCCAGGGCGGCGGCGGCGCGGGGGCCGATGCGGATGGGGCGAGTGCGAGTGCGAGTGCGGGTGCGTGTGCGTGTGCGGGCAGGGGTGCGGGCGCTGGCAGGGGTGCGGGTGCCCGGCCGGTCGTGGGTGCCGGATCGGCTTCGGGTGGTCACGGGGTCTCTCCGAGGGCTGCGGCGACCTGCGCGACCGTGAGCCAGTGGCCGGGCGCGAGGATCTTGGCGACCTGCGGGGCGAAGGCCGGGGAGGACACCACCACCTCGGCCGTGGGGCCGTCCGCGACGATCTCGCCGCCGGCGAGGATCACGACCCGGTGCGCCAGTTCGGCCGCGAGCTCCACGTCGTGCGTGGCCAGCACGATGGCGTGGCCCTCGGCGGCCAGGGCGCGCAGGATCTCGACGAGCCGGGCCTTGGCCGCGTAGTCCAGACCGCGGGTCGGCTCGTCCAGGAGCAGCAGGCCGGGGCGGCCGGTGAGGACCAGGGCCAGGGCGAGCGCGAGGCGCTGGCCCTCGGAGAGGTCGCGGGGGTGCGTGTCGTCGGGGACGTCCGGGAGCAGGGCGGAGACCAGGTCCCGGCAGGTGCCGGGGGTGGCGCCGGCGTCGGCGTCCGCCGCCGTGCACTCGGCGGCGACCGTGTCCGCGTAGAGGAGGTCGCGGGGTTCCTGCGGTACGAGGCCGACTCGGCGGACCATGTCCGCGGGCGGGGTGCGGTGGGGGGTCAGGCCGGTGACCCGCACCGAGCCGGTGGTGGGCTCCAGGGTGCCGACGAGGGTGTTGAGGAGGGTGGACTTGCCGGCGCCGTTTCGCCCCATGAGGGCGATGGTTTCGCCGGGCGCTACCGCCAGGTCTATGCCGCGGAGTACCTCTGTGCGGGCTCGGCGTACGCCGAGGTTTGTGGCCTTGGCCGGCGGCGCGGGTGCGGGGTGGGGTGTGGGCGGGGGCGTTTTGCGGAGGCGGGCGAGCAGGCGGCGGCGCGCCGGGGCTGCGGGGGCTCCGCCCCCGGACCCCCGCGCCTCGAACGCCGGCGAGGCTGGAATCGCCTCGAACGCCGGCGGGGCTGGAATCGCCTCAAGGGCCGGCGGGGCTGGATTGGAGGTGGTTGTGGCCAGGCGGGCTCGTAGGGGCGGGGATTGGCGGCGGGCGTCTCGGATGGTGAGGGGGAGGGGGGTCCAGTCGGCGAGGCGGCCCAGGGAGACGATCGGGGGGTGGACGGGGGAGACGGCCATGATGTCGGCGGGGGTGCCGAGGATCGGGGCGGTTCCGGGGGAGGGGAGCAGGAGGACCTGGTCCGCGTACTGGACGACGCGTTCGAGACGGTGTTCGGCCATGAGGACGGTCGTGCCCAGGTCGTGGACCAGGCGCTGGAGGACCGCGAGGACCTCCTCGGCGGCGGCCGGGTCCAGCGCCGAGGTGGGCTCGTCCAGCACCAGGACCCGCGGGTGCGGCGTCAGGACGGAACCGATCGCGACGCGCTGCTGCTGCCCCCCGGACAGGCTCGCGATCGACCGGTCGCGGAGTTCGCCGAGCCCCAGCAGGTCGAGGGTCTCCTCGACCCGGCGGCGCATCACCGCGGGGGCCAGCCCGAGCGACTCCATGCCGTACGCGAGCTCGTCCTCGACGGTGTCGGTCACGAAGTGGGCCAGTGGGTCCTGGCCCACCGTGCCGACCACGTCGGACAGCTCGCGCGGCATGTGGGTACGGGTGTCCCGGCCCGCGACCGTGACCCGGCCGGTCAGCGTGCCGCCCGTGAAGTGCGGGACCAGCCCCGATACCGCGCCCAGGAGGGTCGACTTGCCGACCCCGGACGGGCCGACGAGCAGCACCAGTTCGCCCTCGGGGAGCGTGAAGTCCGCGTCCCGCAGGCTGGGCGCGGCGGCGCCGTCGTACGTCACCGACACCTGCTCGAAGCGGATCACTTGCTCTCCTGCGGAGGTGTTGCGGACGGCGGTACGGGGGCCACGAAGGCGGGGAGCAGGCCGATCAGGACGGCCGCGGCCGGCCACAGCGGCAGCACCGGGGCGACCAGGGGGACCACGCCGGGGTGCAGGGCCTCGGGGTCGACGGACGCCGCCCGGATCAGCAGTGCGGCGACGGCCGCCCCCGACCCGGCCACCAGCCAGGACCGCGCGCCCCACCGGTCGGGGCGGTAGCGGGTACGGACACTGCGGCGCCCGCCGAGCCGGAGCCCGGCCAGCGCGCACACCAGCCCGCCCAGGAGCACCGGCAGGCCGTAGCGGGCGCCCTCGGCGGCGAGCAGGCCGTACGTACCGGCGCACATGCCGAGCAGGCCGCCGAGGGTGAGGACGTTGGTGGTGTGCCGGACCGCGGGCGGGACGTGGGCGGTGCGGCCGTAGCCGCGGGCGTCCATGGAGGCGGCCATGGCGACGGACCGTTCCAGCGCGCCTTCGAGTACGGGCAGGCCGATCTGGAGGATCGCCTTGATCCCGCCGGTGGGGCGGCCGCGCAGCCGGCGGGCGGTGCGGAGGCGGGCGATGTCCGCGACCATGTTCGGCGCGAAGGTCATCGCGACGACGACCGCGACCCCGGCCTCGTACAGGGCGGCCGGAAGGGACTTCAGCAGCCGGGCCGGGTTGGCGAGGGCGTTCGCGGCGCCGACGCAGATGAGCAGCGCGGCGAGCTTCGCGCCGTCGTAGAACGCGAACACGAGCTGCTCGGCGGTGACCGTCCCGCCCAGGCGGATGCCCTCGGCCCAGACGGGCAGCGGG
It contains:
- a CDS encoding energy-coupling factor transporter transmembrane protein EcfT; translation: MATDHGSAGTDHGPAAADGGRPAAAGATRTRPASRTGGAGGCTGPAGGRARPRRAAPGHETAATGPAPHTPHTPTRRATRTSRHAAATAAAAATGWSAPVAARGNALHAGAWWLWALGLATAASRTTNPLLLGLIVGVAGYVVAARKTDAPWARSYGAFVRLGLFVIALRLVFSVALGSPIPGSHTLLALPEVPLPVWAEGIRLGGTVTAEQLVFAFYDGAKLAALLICVGAANALANPARLLKSLPAALYEAGVAVVVAMTFAPNMVADIARLRTARRLRGRPTGGIKAILQIGLPVLEGALERSVAMAASMDARGYGRTAHVPPAVRHTTNVLTLGGLLGMCAGTYGLLAAEGARYGLPVLLGGLVCALAGLRLGGRRSVRTRYRPDRWGARSWLVAGSGAAVAALLIRAASVDPEALHPGVVPLVAPVLPLWPAAAVLIGLLPAFVAPVPPSATPPQESK